The following proteins come from a genomic window of Lolium rigidum isolate FL_2022 chromosome 5, APGP_CSIRO_Lrig_0.1, whole genome shotgun sequence:
- the LOC124656127 gene encoding protein TRI1-like encodes MSATAIRIRSGDLLAFPASARRAVAAASVVSFRTRAPAAGRVAVRVVAAAEGAGAEAEAEGKPKPKKRAASGIMKPKPISPELREFVGGAAELPRTEALKIIWAHIKGNNLQDPANKKIIVCDDKLKKIFGGRDRVGFLEISGLLNPHFQK; translated from the exons ATGTCTGCCACCGCCATCCGCATccgctccggcgacctcctcgcgTTCCCCGCCTCCGCCAGGCGGGCCGTGGCTGCCGCCTCGGTCGTCTCGTTCCGGAcgagggcgccggcggcggggcgCGTGGCGGTCAGGGTCGTCGCCGCGGCCGAGGGCGcgggggcggaggcggaggcggaaggAAAGCCCAAGCCGAAGAAGAGGGCGGCCAGCGGCATCATGAAGCCCAAGCCGATTTCGCCGGAGCTCAGAGAGTTCGTCGGAGGCGCGGCCGAGCTGCCCAGGACCGAGGCGCTCAAGATCATCTGGGCGCACATCAAGGGGAACAATCTCCAG GATCCTGCGAACAAGAAGATAATAGTCTGTGATGATAAACTGAAGAAGATATTTGGAGGACGTGACCGTGTTGGGTTTCTTGAAATCTCTGGGCTCCTCAATCCCCACTTCCAGAAATGA
- the LOC124653205 gene encoding protein TRIGALACTOSYLDIACYLGLYCEROL 5, chloroplastic-like — MVVATFSGPGIGLGFGVGCGFGVGWGFGGMPLNVFGLGFGGGCGVGLGLGWGFGNAYGCQYRSSRVQFQGIEFQKKSEGDEAPKIVSSGLVEKSRPYG, encoded by the exons ATGGTGGTCGCCACCTTCAGCGGTCCCGGGATTGGGCTCG GCTTCGGCGTCGGGTGCGGATTCGGGGTCGGATGGGGGTTCGGAG GAATGCCTCTGAACGTGTTTGGCTTGGGATTCG GTGGGGGATGCGGAGTTGGTCTCGGGTTAGGATGGGGCTTTGGCAACGCTTATGGTTGTCAATATCGATCTTCAAGGGTCCAGTTTCAGGGCATTGAATTTCAGAAAAAGTCTGAAGGAGATGAAGCACCAAAGATTGTTTCGTCAGGGCTTGTTGAAAAATCTCGTCCCTATGGATAA
- the LOC124658370 gene encoding uncharacterized protein LOC124658370 yields MGRSAIAKSTGLLREVKSRQSSYLTSRVQPVEARPALSAETALWVPDPRTGIYYPRGFEWVMEDVPKSAASFQQTYWHRSGDTETATSPMSNDTAASFDHPFV; encoded by the exons ATGGGCCGCAGTGCAATTGCAAAATCGACTGGTCTTCTCCG GGAAGTTAAGAGCAGGCAAAGCTCTTACCTCACGAGCAGGGTGCAACCTGTTGAAGCAAGGCCAGCCTTGTCAGCAGAGACAGCATTGTGGGTGCCAGACCCAAGGACAGGGATCTACTACCCCAGGGGCTTTGAGTGGGTCATGGAGGATGTCCCAAAGAGCGCAGCATCATTCCAGCAGACATACTGGCACAGGAGTGGCGACACAGAAACAGCAACCTCTCCAATGTCGAACGACACCGCTGCTTCCTTTGATCATCCATTTGTGTGA
- the LOC124651696 gene encoding protein STRICTOSIDINE SYNTHASE-LIKE 10-like has translation MGCSMSRLVKATIALVILVLLFMPAAMASTVASFDATQSQHLPLPRGTVRGPESVAFDGQGHGPYSGVSDGRVLKWNGSKLGWTTYTHAPGYDSKLCTASRLRPETATESRCGRPLGLRFHQKTGDYLYIADAYKGLMRVGPGGGEATVLVNEVNGVPLRFTNGVDVDQITGQVYFTDSSMNYPRSQHEMVTKTGDSTGRLMRYDPRTSDVTVLQAGLTYPNGVAVSTDRSHLVVASTGPCKLLRHWIKGPKAGTHEPFADLPGYPDNVRPDRRGGYWVALHREKNELPFGRDSHLLAVRISANGKIVEEMTGPKSVRPTEIMERDNGKFYMGSVELPYVSVVTRK, from the exons ATGGGCTGCAGCATGAGTCGTCTCGTGAAGGCCACGATCGCGCTGGTCATCCTGGTCCTCCTCTTCATGCCAGCGGCCATGGCGTCCACCGTAGCCAGCTTCGACGCCACACAGAGCCAGCACCTGCCGCTGCCTCGCGGAACTGTCCGCGGACCAGAGAGTGTCGCCTTCGACGGCCAGGGCCACGGCCCCTACAGCGGTGTCTCCGACGGCCGCGTGCTCAAGTGGAACGGCAGCAAGCTCGGATGGACCACCTACACGCACGCCCCCGGCTACGACAGCAAGCTCTGCACCGCGTCCAGGCTGCGCCCAGAGACCGCCACCGAGAGCCGCTGCGGCCGCCCTCTCGGCCTGCGCTTCCACCAGAAGACTGGAGACT ACCTCTACATCGCCGATGCCTACAAGGGGCTCATGCGGGTCGGGCCAGGCGGCGGGGAGGCGACGGTGCTGGTCAACGAGGTCAACGGCGTGCCTCTCCGCTTCACCAACGGGGTCGACGTCGACCAGATCACCGGCCAAGTCTACTTCACCGACAGCTCCATGAACTACCCCAGATCGCAGCATGAGATGGTTACCAAGACTGGGGACTCAACGGGACGTCTCATGAGGTACGATCCACGAACTTCAGATGTCACGGTGCTCCAAGCTGGCCTAACGTACCCGAACGGCGTCGCCGTCAGCACTGACCGGTCGCACCTCGTCGTCGCTTCTACCGGGCCATGCAAGCTCCTCAGGCACTGGATCAAAGGGCCCAAGGCAGGCACACATGAGCCTTTTGCAGACCTACCCGGCTACCCTGATAATGTGAGGCCCGACAGGAGAGGAGGCTACTGGGTGGCGTTACACCGTGAGAAGAATGAGCTGCCCTTTGGTCGAGATAGCCATCTGCTCGCTGTGAGGATCAGTGCCAACGGGAAGATAGTCGAAGAGATGACAGGGCCAAAGAGCGTGAGGCCCACTGAGATTATGGAGAGGGACAACGGCAAATTCTACATGGGTTCTGTCGAGCTACCATATGTTAGTGTAGTCACACGCAAATAG